From the genome of Pseudomonas putida:
ATTGAAGAAGGTCATGACGCCGAAGGGCGCAAGGTGCGTCATCGCGGCATCTACCTGTTGCCCAACCTGTTCACCACCGCCAACCTGTTCGCCGGTTTCTATTCGATCATCAGTTCGATGAGCGCACAGAGCGCCCTGAGTGCCGGTGACCCACGCGAGGCGAGCAAATACTTCGCCTTTGCCGCCATCGCTATCTTCGTCGCCATGGTCCTCGATGGCCTGGATGGCCGCGTGGCGCGCATGACCAATACCCAGAGCGCCTTCGGTGCCGAGTACGACTCGCTGTCGGACATGGTCGCCTTCGGTGTGGCGCCGGCATTGCTGGCCTTTGGCTGGGCGCTGGGCGACATGGGCAAGGTCGGCTGGATGGTCGCCTTCATCTATGTCGCGGGCGCTGCATTGCGCCTGGCACGTTTCAACACCCAGGTCGGTACCGCCGACAAGCGCTACTTCATCGGCCTGGCCAGCCCGGCCGCGGCCGGCGTCGTGGCCGGTACGGTCTGGGCGTTCAGCGACTACGGCATCCAGGGTTCGAAGCTGTCGTTCCTGGTGGCGCTGCTGGTGGCTGCCGCCGGCATGCTGATGGTCAGCAACATCAAGTACAACAGCTTCAAGGAGCTCGACCTCAAGGGCCGCGTGCCGTTCGTGGCGATCCTTGCCGTGGTGCTGGTGTTCGCCGTGGTGTTCAGCGACCCACCGCGTATCTTGCTGCTGATCTTCCTCGCCTACGCAGCATCCGGGCCGATCCAGTTCCTGTTGCGTTCGCGCCGCCGTAAATCCTGATAATGATTTAATGGTGGAATAACCCTCCGGCTCCATAGTCTTACTGGTACATCCGTTATCCAGTGCTGTGGAGCCGCCATGCTGATCAAGCTTCCCAGGTCTTCCGACTGCAAGGCAGCGGAGATCACCCCCGAACATCTCTATCTTTCCCGCCGCAAGCTGCTGGGTGCGTCCCTGGCAGGTATCGCCCTGGGTGCCTTGCCGGGTGTCGGGCGAGCGGCCGAGGCCAGCCGCTATGCCGATGTCGAGGCGGGCGCCGCGCCAGGCTGGTTCGCCGACAAGCTCGCTGCCACGCGCTGGCAGGCGGTGACCGTGCAGGGTGAGGCGATCACACCATTCAAGGACGCCACCCACTACAACAACTTCTATGAGTTCGGGCCCGACAAGGGCGACCCGGCGGCCAATGCCGGCAGCCTGCAGACCGAACCCTGGAACGTGGTGGTCGATGGCGAGGTGGGCAAGCCCGGGCGCTATGCGCTGGAAGACTTCGTCAAACCCTACCAGCTCGAGGAGCGTATCTACCGGCTGCGCTGCGTCGAGGCCTGGTCGATGGTGATCCCGTGGCTGGGGTTCCCGCTGGCGCAGGTGCTCAAGCAGGTGGAGCCCACCTCGAAGGCGCGGTATGTGCGGTTCGAGACGCTCGATGACCCGCAGCACATGCCTGGGCAGCGCTCGGGCTTCGCCCTGATCGACTGGCCATACAGAGAAGGGTTGCGTCTGGACGAGGCCATGCACCCGTTGGCAATCCTGGCGGTGGGGATGTATGGCCGTGAGTTGCCTAACCAGAATGGCGCGCCGCTGCGTTTGGTGGTGCCGTGGAAGTATGGCTTCAAGAGCATCAAGTCGATCGTGCGCATCAGCCTGGTCGCCGAGCAACCGGGCACCACGTGGGAGGGCCTGGCGCCTACCGAGTATGGCTTCTATGCCAACGTCAACCCGCAGGTCGATCACCCACGCTGGAGTCAGGCGCGTGAGCGGCGCCTGCCCAGCGGCCTGTTCAGCCCGAATGTGCGGGAGACCCAAATGTTCAATGGCTATGCCGATGAGGTTGCGTCGCTGTACACGGGGCTCGATCTACGGAAGAACTATTGATGCGCTATCCCTGGTTACGCTTGGCGATCTTCGTAATCGGATGCCTGCTTGCGCTGTGCTGGTTGTATGAGGCGGGCATGGGCCAGCTTGGGCCTGATCCGGGGAAGATCCTGATGGACCGGGTCGGGCTTGGTGCGCTGACTTTCCTGCTGGTGTGCCTGAGCATGACGCCGTTGCAGAAATTGACGGGGTGGTCGGGTTGGATCGTGATGCGCCGGCAGCTGGGGCTGTGGTGCTTTGCTTATATAGTGCTGCACATCCTGGCCTACCTGTTCTTCATCCTCGGCCTGGACTGGGGGCAGTTGGCAGTGGAATTGCGCAAGCGGCCCTACATCATTGTGGGGGCGCTCGGGTTTGTCGGGTTGCTGGCGTTGGCGGTCACGTCCAACCGTTATAGTCAGCGACGGCTGGGTGCGCGATGGAAGAAGCTGCACAAGCTTGTGTATGTGATTCTTGGGTTGGGGTTGCTGCATTTTTTGTGGATCGTCAGGTCGGACCTGAGGGAGTGGGCTATGTATGCCTTCATTGGGGGTGTGTTGATGGTGTTGCGCATCCCTGCCGTTTCTCGGCGGTTGCCCAGGTTGGTCAGGAGGCGGGGGAGGGAGGCTTGAATGGCGGTGGGCCAGCCTCGATACGGCCTATTCCCCTAAATATCTGATTATCTTCAAATTAAGTGTTGACGCCGTTTCGAATCTCCTTATAATGCGCACCACTTCCAGCGACAACGGAACGAAAAACTCCTTGATATTCAACGAGTTATATAGTTCGGTAGCGCTGAAAGGGCTTCGATCAACTGATCGGCAGCGGTGAAAAAGGCAGTTGACAGCGGTTTTAAACGCTGTATTATTCGCCTCCCGCTACGAGAGATCGCAGCGAGTCAAGTGTTTGAAGCTAAACGAGTTTCTCGGAAAAAACTTCAAAATAAACGCTTGACACGAAATGAGGAAAGCGTAGAATGCGCGCCTCGGTTGAGACGAAACGCTCTTAACCAAACGCTCTTTAACAAATTGAATCAAGCAATTCGTGTGGGTGCTTGTGAGTACGGACTGATAGTCAAAAAGATTATCAGCATCACAAGTGACCATGCGAGAAATCACATAGTCATTTGAGATTGCTGAGCCAAGTTTAGGGTTTCTTAAAAACCCAAGCAGTATTGAACTGAAGAGTTTGATCATGGCTCAGATTGAACGCTGGCGGCAGGCCTAACACATGCAAGTCGAGCGGATGACGGGAGCTTGCTCCTTGATTCAGCGGCGGACGGGTGAGTAATGCCTAGGAATCTGCCTGGTAGTGGGGGACAACGTTTCGAAAGGAACGCTAATACCGCATACGTCCTACGGGAGAAAGCAGGGGACCTTCGGGCCTTGCGCTATCAGATGAGCCTAGGTCGGATTAGCTAGTTGGTGAGGTAATGGCTCACCAAGGCGACGATCCGTAACTGGTCTGAGAGGATGATCAGTCACACTGGAACTGAGACACGGTCCAGACTCCTACGGGAGGCAGCAGTGGGGAATATTGGACAATGGGCGAAAGCCTGATCCAGCCATGCCGCGTGTGTGAAGAAGGTCTTCGGATTGTAAAGCACTTTAAGTTGGGAGGAAGGGCAGTAAGCTAATACCTTGCTGTTTTGACGTTACCGACAGAATAAGCACCGGCTAACTCTGTGCCAGCAGCCGCGGTAATACAGAGGGTGCAAGCGTTAATCGGAATTACTGGGCGTAAAGCGCGCGTAGGTGGTTTGTTAAGTTGGATGTGAAAGCCCCGGGCTCAACCTGGGAACTGCATCCAAAACTGGCAAGCTAGAGTACGGTAGAGGGTGGTGGAATTTCCTGTGTAGCGGTGAAATGCGTAGATATAGGAAGGAACACCAGTGGCGAAGGCGACCACCTGGACTGATACTGACACTGAGGTGCGAAAGCGTGGGGAGCAAACAGGATTAGATACCCTGGTAGTCCACGCCGTAAACGATGTCAACTAGCCGTTGGAATCCTTGAGATTTTAGTGGCGCAGCTAACGCATTAAGTTGACCGCCTGGGGAGTACGGCCGCAAGGTTAAAACTCAAATGAATTGACGGGGGCCCGCACAAGCGGTGGAGCATGTGGTTTAATTCGAAGCAACGCGAAGAACCTTACCAGGCCTTGACATGCAGAGAACTTTCCAGAGATGGATTGGTGCCTTCGGGAACTCTGACACAGGTGCTGCATGGCTGTCGTCAGCTCGTGTCGTGAGATGTTGGGTTAAGTCCCGTAACGAGCGCAACCCTTGTCCTTAGTTACCAGCACGTTATGGTGGGCACTCTAAGGAGACTGCCGGTGACAAACCGGAGGAAGGTGGGGATGACGTCAAGTCATCATGGCCCTTACGGCCTGGGCTACACACGTGCTACAATGGTCGGTACAGAGGGTTGCCAAGCCGCGAGGTGGAGCTAATCTCACAAAACCGATCGTAGTCCGGATCGCAGTCTGCAACTCGACTGCGTGAAGTCGGAATCGCTAGTAATCGCGAATCAGAATGTCGCGGTGAATACGTTCCCGGGCCTTGTACACACCGCCCGTCACACCATGGGAGTGGGTTGCACCAGAAGTAGCTAGTCTAACCTTCGGGAGGACGGTTACCACGGTGTGATTCATGACTGGGGTGAAGTCGTAACAAGGTAGCCGTAGGGGAACCTGCGGCTGGATCACCTCCTTAATCGATGACATCAGCCTGCTGATGAGCTCCCACACGAATTGCTTGATTCTTTGTATAAAGACGATGCTGTAACGCGACCCTGTTATAGGTCTGTAGCTCAGTTGGTTAGAGCGCACCCCTGATAAGGGTGAGGTCGGCAGTTCAAATCTGCCCAGACCTACCATTACATGGTGCAGCCTAGAATACGGGGCCATAGCTCAGCTGGGAGAGCGCCTGCCTTGCACGCAGGAGGTCAGCGGTTCGATCCCGCTTGGCTCCACCACGTTTGCTGTAACGCGTAGCAATTGATCAGAACTTAGAAATGAACATTCATGAATGAATGTTGATTTCTGGCTTTTGTCAGATCGTTCTTTAAAAATTCGGATATGTGATAGATATAGACTGAACACCAGTTTCACTGCTGGTGGATCAGGCTAAGGTAAAATTTGTGAGTTCTGCGCGAAAGCGCAACGTACGAATTTTCGGCGAATGTCGTCTTCACAGTATAACCAGATTGCTTGGGGTTATATGGTCAAGTGAAGAAGCGCATACGGTGGATGCCTTGGCAGTCAGAGGCGATGAAAGACGTGGTAGCCTGCGATAAGCTTTGGGGAGTCGGCAAACAGACTGTGATCCAGAGATCTCTGAATGGGGGAACCCACTCAGCACAAGCTGAGTATCTTGTACTGAATACATAGGTGCAAGAGGCGAACCAGGGGAACTGAAACATCTAAGTACCCTGAGGAAAAGAAATCAACCGAGATTCCCTTAGTAGTGGCGAGCGAACGGGGACCAGCCCTTAAGTTGATTTGAGATTAGTGGAACGCTCTGGAAAGTGCGGCCATAGTGGGTGATAGCCCCGTACACGAAAATCTCTTATCAATGAAATCGAGTAGGACGGAGCACGAGAAACTTTGTCTGAATATGGGGGGACCATCCTCCAAGGCTAAATACTACTGACTGACCGATAGTGAACCAGTACCGTGAGGGAAAGGCGAAAAGAACCCCGGAGAGGGGAGTGAAATAGAACCTGAAACCGTATGCGTACAAGCAGTGGGAGCCTACTTTGTTAGGTGACTGCGTACCTTTTGTATAATGGGTCAGCGACTTATATTCAGTGGCGAGCTTAACCGAATAGGGGAGGCGTAGCGAAAGCGAGTCTTAATAGGGCGTTTAGTCGCTGGGTATAGACCCGAAACCGGGCGATCTATCCATGGGCAGGTTGAAGGTTAGGTAACACTGACTGGAGGACCGAACCGACTACCGTTGAAAAGTTAGCGGATGACCTGTGGATCGGAGTGAAAGGCTAATCAAGCTCGGAGATAGCTGGTTCTCCTCGAAAGCTATTTAGGTAGCGCCTCATGTATCACTGTAGGGGGTAGAGCACTGTTTCGGCTAGGGGGTCATCCCGACTTACCAAACCGATGCAAACTCCGAATACCTACAAGTGCCGAGCATGGGAGACACACGGCGGGTGCTAACGTCCGTCGTGAAAAGGGAAACAACCCAGACCGTCAGCTAAGGTCCCAAAGTCATGGTTAAGTGGGAAACGATGTGGGAAGGCTTAGACAGCTAGGAGGTTGGCTTAGAAGCAGCCATCCTTTAAAGAAAGCGTAATAGCTCACTAGTCGAGTCGGCCTGCGCGGAAGATGTAACGGGGCTCAAACCATGCACCGAAGCTACGGGTATCATCGTATGATGATGCGGTAGAGGAGCGTTCTGTAAGCCTGTGAAGGTGAGTTGAGAAGCTTGCTGGAGGTATCAGAAGTGCGAATGCTGACATGAGTAACGACAATGGGAGTGAAAAACTCCCACGCCGAAAGACCAAGGTTTCCTGCGCAACGTTAATCGACGCAGGGTTAGTCGGTCCCTAAGGCGAGGCTGAAAAGCGTAGTCGATGGAAAACAGGTTAATATTCCTGTACTTCCAGTTATTGCGATGGAGGGACGGAGAAGGCTAGGCCAGCTTGGCGTTGGTTGTCCAAGTTTAAGGTGGTAGGCTGAGATCTTAGGCAAATCCGGGATCTCAAGGCCGAGAGCTGATGACGAGTTGCCTTTAGGCGACGAAGTGGTTGATGCCATGCTTCCAAGAAAAGCTCCTAAGCTTCAGATAACTGGGAACCGTACCCCAAACCGACACAGGTGGTTAGGTAGAGAATACCAAGGCGCTTGAGAGAACTCGGGTGAAGGAACTAGGCAAAATGGCACCGTAACTTCGGGAGAAGGTGCGCCGGTGAGGGTGAAGCACTTGCTGCGTAAGCCCACGCCGGTCGAAGATACCAGGCCGCTGCGACTGTTTATTAAAAACACAGCACTCTGCAAACACGAAAGTGGACGTATAGGGTGTGACGCCTGCCCGGTGCCGGAAGGTTAATTGATGGGGTTAGCGCAAGCGAAGCTCTTGATCGAAGCCCCGGTAAACGGCGGCCGTAACTATAACGGTCCTAAGGTAGCGAAATTCCTTGTCGGGTAAGTTCCGACCTGCACGAATGGCGTAACGATGGCGGCGCTGTCTCCACCCGAGACTCAGTGAAATTGAAATCGCTGTGAAGATGCAGTGTATCCGCGGCTAGACGGAAAGACCCCGTGAACCTTTACTATAGCTTTGCACTGGACTTTGAATTTGCTTGTGTAGGATAGGTGGGAGGCTTTGAAGTGGGGACGCCAGTTCTCATGGAGCCATCCTTGAAATACCACCCTGGCAACTTTGAGGTTCTAACTCAGGTCCGTCATCCGGATCGAGGACAGTGTATGGTGGGTAGTTTGACTGGGGCGGTCTCCTCCCAAAGAGTAACGGAGGAGTACGAAGGTGCGCTCAGACCGGTCGGAAATCGGTCGTAGAGTATAAAGGCAAAAGCGCGCTTGACTGCGAGACAAACACGTCGAGCAGGTACGAAAGTAGGTCTTAGTGATCCGGTGGTTCTGTATGGAAGGGCCATCGCTCAACGGATAAAAGGTACTCCGGGGATAACAGGCTGATACCGCCCAAGAGTTCATATCGACGGCGGTGTTTGGCACCTCGATGTCGGCTCATCACATCCTGGGGCTGAAGCCGGTCCCAAGGGTATGGCTGTTCGCCATTTAAAGTGGTACGCGAGCTGGGTTTAGAACGTCGTGAGACAGTTCGGTCCCTATCTGCCGTGGACGTTTGAGATTTGAGAGGGGCTGCTCCTAGTACGAGAGGACCGGAGTGGACGAACCTCTGGTGTTCCGGTTGTCACGCCAGTGGCATTGCCGGGTAGCTATGTTCGGAAGAGATAACCGCTGAAAGCATCTAAGCGGGAAACTTGCCTCAAGATGAGATCTCACTGGGATCTTGAATCCCCTAAAGGGCCGTCGAAGACTACGACGTTGATAGGTTGGGTGTGTAAGCGCTGTGAGGCGTTGAGCTAACCAATACTAATTGCCCGTGAGGCTTGACCATATAACACCCAAGCAATTTGAGCGCTGAGCCAAATTGTGGTGGTGAAGACGAAAGAACCGAAAATTCGGCTCACAAATTAAAAGCAGCACAAATTCACATATCCGAATTCGCTGGGCTGTCCATCTGGACATTCTGGCAACAGAATTTCTTGACGACCATAGAGCATTGGAACCACCTGATCCCATCCCGAACTCAGCAGTGAAACGATGCATCGCCGATGGTAGTGTGGGGTTTCCCCATGTGAGAGTAGGTCATCGTCAAGATTCATTTCGCAAAACCCCTAGCTGCGCGAGCAGGTAGGGGTTTTGTCTTTCTGCGCTATCGATGCAGGCGCCGGCTTGCCAGCGATAGAGCCCTCATTGCCTTCCCACATTTCGAGTCAGAACACTAGAATAGAGCCCACGTATCTATTCAGAACCCCGAGATGCCCGACCCCCTCAATACCGAAGCCTTGGACCAGTTGCCGCTCAACCAGCTGGTAGCCTGTCACGAATGCGACCTGCTGCTGCGCAAGCCGGAGCTCAAGCACGGTGAAAAAGCCCTGTGCCCGCGCTGTGGCTACGAGCTGTACGCCCACCGGCACAATGTGGTCAATCGCAGCCTTGCCCTGGTGCTGACGGCCTTGCTGTTGTTCGTGCCCGCCAACTTCATGCCCATCATGCAACTGCACCTGCTCGGTCAGAACTCGGACGACACCGTCTGGAGCGGCGTGCTGGGCCTGTACAACTCAGAGATGCGCGGTGTGGCAGTGGTGGTGTTTCTGTGCAGCATGGCCATCCCCTTGCTCAAGCTGCTCTGCCAGTTGCTGGTACTGCTCAGCATCCGCCTGAACGCCGGGCGCAGCTATGGCCTTCTGTGCTACCGCATTTACCATCACCTGCGGGACTGGGGCATGCTCGAGGTGTACTTCATGGGCGTGCTGGTCGCCATCGTCAAACTGGTCGACCTGGCCGAACTGACGGTGGGTCTGGGCCTGTTCTGCTTCATCAGCTTGTTGCTGGTTCAGGTCTGGCTCGAGGTGGTGATGTCGCCACACCAGATCTGGGATGCACTGTCAGGGGAAGATCTACATGCGGGCGATTGATGCAGGCATTCTGGTCTGCAATGAATGCCACGAGCTCAACCGCCAGGTTGACGATGGCAGCACACAAACGTGCACGCGCTGTGGCGCGGTGGTCCATGGGCGGCGCCCGAACAGCATCGTGCGCACCTGGGCACTGCTGATCACCGCGTCGATTCTGTACATTCCGGCCAACATCTTGCCGATCATGACGGTCAGTACCCTGGGGCAGGGCAGCCCCGACACCATCATGTCCGGCGTGATCACCCTGCTCAAGCACGGCATGATCCCCATCGCCGCCGTGGTGTTCATCGCCAGTATCCTGGTGCCGACCTTCAAGCTGGTAGGGATCGGCCTGCTGCTGTATTCCGTGCAGCGACGCCAACCGCTGTCGGCCCGCCAACGCATATGGATGTACCGCTTCATCGAATTCATCGGGCGCTGGTCGATGCTCGACATCTTCGTTATCGCCATTCTGGTGGCGGTGGTGAATTTTGGTCGTATTGCCAGCGTCGAAGCCAATTTGGGCGCTGTCGCCTTTGCCAGTGTGGTGATTCTTACAATGCTTGCTGCTTTAACTTTCGATCCCCGACTGATCTGGGATAACACGGAGTCGGATGACGACCATG
Proteins encoded in this window:
- the msrQ gene encoding protein-methionine-sulfoxide reductase heme-binding subunit MsrQ; this encodes MRYPWLRLAIFVIGCLLALCWLYEAGMGQLGPDPGKILMDRVGLGALTFLLVCLSMTPLQKLTGWSGWIVMRRQLGLWCFAYIVLHILAYLFFILGLDWGQLAVELRKRPYIIVGALGFVGLLALAVTSNRYSQRRLGARWKKLHKLVYVILGLGLLHFLWIVRSDLREWAMYAFIGGVLMVLRIPAVSRRLPRLVRRRGREA
- the pssA gene encoding CDP-diacylglycerol--serine O-phosphatidyltransferase; protein product: MSERPEEPNKPSDAESLLPVDEHIEEGHDAEGRKVRHRGIYLLPNLFTTANLFAGFYSIISSMSAQSALSAGDPREASKYFAFAAIAIFVAMVLDGLDGRVARMTNTQSAFGAEYDSLSDMVAFGVAPALLAFGWALGDMGKVGWMVAFIYVAGAALRLARFNTQVGTADKRYFIGLASPAAAGVVAGTVWAFSDYGIQGSKLSFLVALLVAAAGMLMVSNIKYNSFKELDLKGRVPFVAILAVVLVFAVVFSDPPRILLLIFLAYAASGPIQFLLRSRRRKS
- a CDS encoding paraquat-inducible protein A; amino-acid sequence: MPDPLNTEALDQLPLNQLVACHECDLLLRKPELKHGEKALCPRCGYELYAHRHNVVNRSLALVLTALLLFVPANFMPIMQLHLLGQNSDDTVWSGVLGLYNSEMRGVAVVVFLCSMAIPLLKLLCQLLVLLSIRLNAGRSYGLLCYRIYHHLRDWGMLEVYFMGVLVAIVKLVDLAELTVGLGLFCFISLLLVQVWLEVVMSPHQIWDALSGEDLHAGD
- a CDS encoding paraquat-inducible protein A, which produces MRAIDAGILVCNECHELNRQVDDGSTQTCTRCGAVVHGRRPNSIVRTWALLITASILYIPANILPIMTVSTLGQGSPDTIMSGVITLLKHGMIPIAAVVFIASILVPTFKLVGIGLLLYSVQRRQPLSARQRIWMYRFIEFIGRWSMLDIFVIAILVAVVNFGRIASVEANLGAVAFASVVILTMLAALTFDPRLIWDNTESDDDHE
- the msrP gene encoding protein-methionine-sulfoxide reductase catalytic subunit MsrP, giving the protein MLIKLPRSSDCKAAEITPEHLYLSRRKLLGASLAGIALGALPGVGRAAEASRYADVEAGAAPGWFADKLAATRWQAVTVQGEAITPFKDATHYNNFYEFGPDKGDPAANAGSLQTEPWNVVVDGEVGKPGRYALEDFVKPYQLEERIYRLRCVEAWSMVIPWLGFPLAQVLKQVEPTSKARYVRFETLDDPQHMPGQRSGFALIDWPYREGLRLDEAMHPLAILAVGMYGRELPNQNGAPLRLVVPWKYGFKSIKSIVRISLVAEQPGTTWEGLAPTEYGFYANVNPQVDHPRWSQARERRLPSGLFSPNVRETQMFNGYADEVASLYTGLDLRKNY